The Deinococcus aerophilus DNA segment CGTCCGGGTGCTGGCGACCGTCAGGGCCGCCGCCGCGTGGCCCTCGCGTGCCGCCTGTAGAGGCGTTTCCCCGGCAAGCAGCGCCGCCAGGAAAGCGGCGAGCATGGCGTCTCCGGCTCCGGTCACGTCCACCACACGCGTCTTCAGGGCGGGCAGTTCGGTCACGCCGCCTGCCCCCGAGAGCAGGCTGCCGTGTGGGCCGCGCCGCACCCACACGACCTCCACGCCCTGCGCGTGCAGCGTATGCGCCGCCGCCGTCAGGGCGGGCAACGTGTCGGGCACCGGCGCTCCCACCAGCGCCCCGAGTTCGGCCACGTTCGGCGTAACGGCCCAGGGAGCGGGGCCTGCCGTCAGCACCGCCCGTGAGCGCTCGGCCTTGGGCACGCTGACGGGTTCAAAGACCACTCGCGCCCCCCCCTGCGCCGCCCGCAGAAGCAGGTGCGCCAGCGTCGCGGGGGGCAGGTTGCCGTCCGCAACGACCCACGGTGCGCCCACCCGCACCGCCCACCGGTCCTCCAGCGCCGCCGGGGTCAGGGCGTCCGTGACCTGCATCGCGGCGACCGCGATCACCAGTTCACCAGTGTCGTCCAGCACCGCCGTGTAGGTGCCGGTCGGGGTGCCGGGCACGCGCAGCACCGGAGAGACGTCCACGCCCGCCGCCGCCGTGCTCTGCAGTAACCCATCGCCCAGCGTGTCGTTCCCCACCGCCGAGAGCAGGGCGGCGCGCACGCCCAGCCGGGCCAGATTCTCGGCCACGTTGCGGGCCACGCCGCCGGGGGTCTGGGCCGACGTGCCGGGATTGCTCGTGGCGGGCACGGCGGAGGCCAGCGTGCGCAGCTTCACGTCCACGTTCGCGCCGCCGATGACCAGAACCTGGGGAGGTGGAGCAGAGGAGAGGAGCATGGTGGAGCATGCTAGCGGGCCGGGGCCACTCAGTGCGCGGAGCGCTCCCCGGTGACCTCCCACAGCTGCAGCACCTCCGCCGCCTCGTCGGCGTGCATCTGTTCGATCAGGGCGCCGCGAAAGGTGGCGACGCTCTTGCCCGCGGCGCGGGCGTCGCCCCATGCGGCGAGCACGGCGCGGGCCTCCTCGGCCTGCTGGGGTGTGACGCCGTAGGCGGCGTGGGCAGGGCCGATCTGGTCGGGGTGAATCACCGTCTTTCCGGCGAACCCCAGGCTGCGGCCCTGCTCGCATTCGGCGGCAAATCCCTCGGGGTCGCGCACATCGTTGTATACGGCGTCCAGCGGCAACTTGCCGTGGGCGCGGGCGGCCAGGACCACCGCCGAGAGG contains these protein-coding regions:
- a CDS encoding carbohydrate kinase family protein, encoding MLLSSAPPPQVLVIGGANVDVKLRTLASAVPATSNPGTSAQTPGGVARNVAENLARLGVRAALLSAVGNDTLGDGLLQSTAAAGVDVSPVLRVPGTPTGTYTAVLDDTGELVIAVAAMQVTDALTPAALEDRWAVRVGAPWVVADGNLPPATLAHLLLRAAQGGARVVFEPVSVPKAERSRAVLTAGPAPWAVTPNVAELGALVGAPVPDTLPALTAAAHTLHAQGVEVVWVRRGPHGSLLSGAGGVTELPALKTRVVDVTGAGDAMLAAFLAALLAGETPLQAAREGHAAAALTVASTRTVVPDLTRGRVRAALAQVHAD